A genomic segment from Burkholderia plantarii encodes:
- a CDS encoding helix-turn-helix domain-containing protein: MLPLPTTDELEALWQESVARGGDNSAFLSTLLGNVKGWLPVSEIMLNLEQGGAGSSWAPPGPTVAQPPLCWSATGMACGAGTLAERAAETLVLRFAGRRLGTLQLFWLPGAGTDANTSALVAELVRRLRWVVLRHTFQAANLGPMARSTLWVGAGRAIQRFTEHLEVAVRSHFPVYLAGEFGTDPSSVAGALHVFRCGVDAPFVEIRGAHPEGSPAEWFARAKGGTLYINGIQDMDPALLCELPGYLPSRLGQWASSPAKGEACHLVSSGLARAEQLMSALALPRALMAELSLVELHVPPLRARIDDLRALFSHVCQCVGHDIELHCDDDAWQSLERRAWPENQLELTRLAAQLALSVQDRSVRLSDLAPAAAPVAAIDRARGLAAPAPLLLAPAAPDAAPLAGDAPVVASPAAGSGERHASADARALPRTPSSWAHYVLQTEHGAGGEAEAMLPRALVRALRHLAAHYCDPLTQPDLASAACTSASHLTALFRRHLGVNFKTLLQHMRVQRARDLLCESRMVRVSDVAIRLGFADLSHFERCFKRITGCSPREYRMRFAP, translated from the coding sequence ATGTTGCCTCTGCCAACCACGGACGAACTGGAAGCCCTATGGCAGGAATCGGTCGCGCGGGGCGGGGACAACAGCGCGTTCCTGTCCACGCTGCTGGGCAACGTGAAGGGCTGGCTGCCGGTCAGCGAGATCATGCTGAACCTGGAGCAGGGCGGCGCCGGCAGCAGTTGGGCGCCGCCCGGCCCGACGGTGGCCCAGCCGCCGCTGTGCTGGTCGGCCACCGGCATGGCCTGCGGCGCCGGCACGCTCGCCGAGCGCGCCGCCGAGACGCTCGTGCTGCGCTTCGCCGGCCGCCGGCTCGGCACGCTGCAGCTGTTCTGGCTGCCGGGCGCGGGCACCGACGCGAACACCTCGGCGCTGGTCGCCGAGCTGGTGCGGCGGCTGCGCTGGGTGGTGCTGCGGCACACGTTCCAGGCGGCGAACCTCGGGCCGATGGCGCGCTCCACGCTGTGGGTGGGCGCGGGCCGCGCGATCCAGCGCTTCACCGAGCATCTCGAGGTGGCCGTGCGCAGCCATTTCCCGGTCTACCTCGCCGGCGAGTTCGGCACCGACCCGAGTTCGGTGGCAGGCGCGCTGCATGTGTTTCGCTGCGGCGTCGACGCGCCGTTCGTCGAGATCCGCGGCGCGCATCCCGAAGGCTCGCCGGCCGAATGGTTCGCGCGCGCCAAGGGCGGCACGCTCTACATCAACGGCATCCAGGACATGGACCCGGCGCTGTTGTGCGAGCTGCCCGGCTATCTGCCGTCGCGGCTCGGGCAGTGGGCGAGTTCGCCCGCCAAGGGGGAGGCCTGCCATCTGGTCTCGTCGGGGCTCGCGCGCGCCGAGCAGCTGATGAGCGCGCTGGCGCTGCCGCGCGCGCTGATGGCCGAGCTCAGTCTCGTCGAACTCCACGTGCCGCCGCTGCGCGCGCGCATCGACGATCTGCGCGCGCTGTTCTCGCACGTCTGCCAGTGCGTCGGCCACGACATCGAACTGCATTGCGACGACGACGCGTGGCAGTCGCTCGAGCGCCGCGCCTGGCCGGAAAACCAGCTCGAACTGACGCGGCTGGCCGCGCAGCTGGCGCTGTCGGTGCAGGACCGCAGCGTGCGGCTCAGCGACCTCGCGCCCGCGGCCGCGCCGGTTGCCGCGATCGATCGCGCGCGCGGCCTGGCGGCGCCGGCCCCGTTGCTGCTGGCGCCGGCCGCGCCCGACGCGGCGCCGCTCGCGGGCGACGCGCCCGTCGTCGCGAGTCCGGCTGCCGGATCCGGCGAGCGCCACGCGAGCGCCGACGCGCGCGCGCTGCCGCGCACGCCCTCGTCGTGGGCGCACTACGTGCTGCAGACCGAGCACGGCGCGGGCGGCGAGGCGGAGGCGATGCTGCCGCGGGCGCTGGTGCGCGCGCTGCGCCATCTCGCGGCGCACTACTGCGATCCGCTGACCCAGCCCGACCTCGCGTCCGCCGCGTGTACCAGCGCCTCGCATCTCACCGCGCTGTTCCGGCGCCATCTCGGCGTGAACTTCAAGACCCTGCTCCAGCACATGCGGGTGCAGCGCGCGCGCGACCTGCTCTGCGAATCGCGCATGGTGCGCGTGTCCGACGTCGCGATCCGGCTCGGCTTCGCCGACCTGAGCCACTTCGAGCGCTGCTTCAAGCGCATCACCGGCTGCAGCCCGCGCGAATACCGGATGCGGTTCGCGCCGTGA